In Necator americanus strain Aroian chromosome IV, whole genome shotgun sequence, the following proteins share a genomic window:
- a CDS encoding hypothetical protein (NECATOR_CHRIV.G14744.T1), producing MEIITERVYSNLFRSSTPVSSPIIPTGEAPLQIPPSELRVAIKSMKPGTAPEPDFISADLLRAGGHSLHVILAAHMTSYLQKERTPDQSKTSRTVPIHRKATERTFGTTFRYAC from the coding sequence atggaaatcattacggagagagtctactcgaaccttttccgttcatcaactcctgtgtcaagcccgatcatccccactggtgaagctccactaCAGATTCCCCCTTCGGAattacgagtcgctatcaagagcatgaaacctggcacagctcccgaacctgattttatatcagcagaccttcttcgggctggtggccattcacttcatgtaatcttagcagcgcacatgacatcctaccttcagaaagaaaggaccCCAGACCAGtcgaagacctcgcgaaccgttcctATCCATAGGAAGGccaccgagaggaccttcggaactacctttcgatatgcttgctga
- a CDS encoding hypothetical protein (NECATOR_CHRIV.G14745.T2) yields the protein MLKIFVNLYLLSNVGVLDNLTRSDILTYVVAGSGFDNFDVSTWDARYRSELRHLYNRWRANRTVLEMFDFVFNENGYRCEDFFESCWAGSRILECCSIFEPTYVMLRGRCFRLMDNYNQTDVDETDKLSIRFNNVQGTLSKKKAIQVVMYVGDSHPEIGLYPRVYLNYHDWNRVRFVQKWISMLPDNPKCSLKPLNQGKSTCFVRSWVQNVIVSRLNCTIPYFKGMLSFLDDVPVCDPSVVVDDYDRVTSTSVDNFSCLPACERIENQMQMNTSPDYSRHINYSFRVETSFTDLEYEHYSEIRQTTTAGFVSELGGQSGLFVGCSVMSVVQVILSTTLLCTAFAAKIYGRYFA from the exons ATGTTGAAAATATTCGTCAATTTATATCTGTTGTCGAATGTTGGTGTGCTTGATAACTTGACGAGATCCGACATCCTTACTTACGTAGTCGCTGGCAGTGGATTCGATAATTTCGACGTCTCGACATGGGATGCTAGATACAG ATCAGAACTACGTCACTTATATAACAGATGGAGAGCCAACAGAACGGTATTAGAGatgtttgattttgttttcaacgaaaatggATATCGCTGCGAAGAT TTTTTTGAGTCCTGTTGGGCTGGGTCTCGCATCTTGGAATGCTGTTCTATATTTGAACCCACCTACGTAATGTTACGTGGAAG GTGCTTTCGTTTGATGGATAACTACAATCAAACAGACGTCGACGAAACTGACAAGCTTTCAATCCGTTTCAACAACGTGCAAGGAACACTCTCTAAGAAGAAAGCG ATTCAGGTGGTTATGTACGTCGGCGACTCACACCCTGAGATTGGGTTGTATCCTAGAGTGTATCTGAATTATCACGATTGGAATCGGGTTCGGTTCGTACAGAAATGGATATCAATGCTTCCGGATAATCCGAAATGTTCGCTGAAACCTTTGAATcaag GAAAATCTACGTGTTTTGTGCGCAGCTGGGTTCAGAATGTAATAGTCTCACGGTTGAATTGCACAATTCCATACTTCAAAGGCATGTTATCTTTCCTGGACGACGTTCCAGTATGTGATCCTTCAGTCGTTGTGGACGATTACGATAGGGTCACGTCCACCAGTGTCGACAACTTCAGt TGCCTCCCAGCCTGCGAGCGCATCGAAAATCAGATGCAGATGAATACCAGTCCAGACTACAGTCGGCATATAAACTACTCTTTCCGTGTGGAAACATCGTTTACTGATCTAGAG TATGAACACTACTCCGAAATTCGGCAGACCACGACAGCAGGTTTCGTATCCGAACTTGGAGGGCAGAGTGGTCTCTTTGTAGGATGCTCGGTTATGAGCGTTGTGCAAGTCATACTGTCGACTACCTTGTTATGCACTGCGTTTGCTGCCAAAATTTATGGAAGGTACTTCGCATAA
- a CDS encoding hypothetical protein (NECATOR_CHRIV.G14746.T1), which produces MKSRVQNVDDGVAYDIIRFLIAGSGIDNVDVDRWSEEYRVMLDDLYKVWRGRRTQQEMFDFVFNENGYTCNEMFQSCYAGSQNLECCEVFETTFVMMRGRCFRLINNYYQTDVDETDKLTLYFNRIQGRLLGNNTRPQLVMYISDHHPEIGLYPRVYLSLNDWNRLRFVQRRISMVSENNLCSTDPRNKGKSTCFVYNWINRMVVAPMNCTLPLLQSMLTHPANVSACEPITVVENYHNVTSTIVENYGCLPACERIENNWEMTSSMDTSPSPKYAFRIEASFSDLAYEEYTEISLTTLSRFISELGGQSSEEGDDAETLARIKIKGITPRI; this is translated from the exons TTCGCTTCCTCATAGCAGGAAGCGGAATAGATAACGTCGATGTCGATAGATGGAGTGAAGAATACCG AGTTATGCTCGATGACCTTTATAAAGTATGGAGAGGAAGACGAACACAGCAAGAAATGTTTGATTTCGTATTCAATGAGAATGGCTATACTTGTAACGAA ATGTTCCAGTCATGCTATGCTGGATCCCAAAACCTGGAATGTTGCGAAGTATTCGAAACAACTTTTGTGATGATGAGAGGAAG ATGTTTTCGCCTTATCAACAACTACTATCAAACCGACGTTGATGAAACCGATAAACTTACTCTCTACTTCAATCGAATCCAAGGAAGATTACTTGGGAACAATACAAGG CCGCAACTAGTTATGTACATTAGCGATCATCATCCTGAAATCGGTCTATATCCTCGTGTTTATTTGAGTCTCAATGATTGGAACCGCCTTCGTTTTGTTCAACGTAGGATATCTATGGTTTCCGAAAATAATCTATGCTCAACTGATCCTCGTAACAAAG GAAAATCGACGTGTTTCGTGTACAACTGGATTAATCGAATGGTTGTGGCTCCGATGAATTGTACACTACCGCTCCTCCAATCAATGTTAACACATCCGGCCAATGTCTCAGCATGCGAGCCGATAACAGTAGTCGAGAATTATCACAATGTTACTTCTACAATAGTGGAAAACTATGGG TGTCTCCCAGCATGCGAACGTATAGAGAACAATTGGGAGATGACAAGCAGTATGGACACCAGTCCTTCGCCAAAATATGCTTTTCGCATAGAAGCATCGTTCAGTGATTTAGCA TATGAAGAATACACTGAAATCAGCCTAACAACATTATCACGATTCATTTCCGAATTGGGCGGACAAA gctctgaagaaggcgacgacgccgaaacgttagcgagaataaagattaaaggcatcaccccacgaatctga
- a CDS encoding hypothetical protein (NECATOR_CHRIV.G14743.T2), with the protein MQKNICYRQRRRKEVVYDDCVLEDSLSQGDWPIEEDPNVDYEMLLRGLRACAERASKPRTTNLDRISKTTKKLLEGRRALRLDPDASQIERDLREYNIPLAALLSENGTRTSSRREMEIITERVYSNLFRSSTPVSSPIIPTGEAPLQIPPSELRVAIKSMKPGTAPEPDFISADLLRAGGHSLHVILAAHMTSYLQKERTPDQSKTSRTVPIHRKATERTFGTTFRYAC; encoded by the exons ATgcaaaagaacatctgctatcggcaacgaaggagaaaggAAGTCGTCTatgacgattgcgtactcgaggactctttgtcccaaggtgactggcccatcgaggaggacccaaacgtggactacgagatgctgctcagaggattacgagcctgtgctgagcgtgcctcgaagccgcgcacgacaaacttggatcgaatttcgaagaccaccaagaaattgttggaaggaagaagggctttgaggcttgatccggaTGCATCGCAAATTGaacg ggatctccgcgaatataatatcccactagcagccttgctgagcgaaaacgggactcgcacgtcttctcgtcgtgagatggaaatcattacggagagagtctactcgaaccttttccgttcatcaactcctgtgtcaagcccgatcatccccactggtgaagctccactaCAGATTCCCCCTTCGGAattacgagtcgctatcaagagcatgaaacctggcacagctcccgaacctgattttatatcagcagaccttcttcgggctggtggccattcacttcatgtaatcttagcagcgcacatgacatcctaccttcagaaagaaaggaccCCAGACCAGtcgaagacctcgcgaaccgttcctATCCATAGGAAGGccaccgagaggaccttcggaactacctttcgatatgcttgctga
- a CDS encoding hypothetical protein (NECATOR_CHRIV.G14745.T1): MKSLSWEEKGIRVDGRFPSNLRFANDIVLFSSSTDEAETMCNKLNEAGNRIGQRINRKKTQFMKNAYCEDGGVQLEGSQILETSSYVYLGRSEHGKRFEGKVNRRMRAAWVAFAPVSITPLMRFSQHDDVERIFKSSRDLYGFSDPRTSNRILSRPAFDLPIDISTTEDPEKLARFRCNCRYLWLRELHGVATLMMANSLEEKLFWAFIILICGLFSILNAYVILGGYNADRSTTRIAFVPVQQIRYPTLVFCPKNADGLNFTNLYNGTSNIIASET; encoded by the exons atgaaatcgctatcctgggaagaaaagggcatacgtgttgatggaagatttccctcgaaccttcgttttgcgaacgacatcgttctcttttcgagcagtaccgatgaagcagaaacgatgtgcaacaaattgaacgaagcagggaataGAATAGGAcagcgaataaacagaaagaagacacaattcatgaagaacgcttactgcgaggacggaggagtacaacttgaaggctcccaaatcttGGAAACTTCGTcctacgtatacctcggacgttctgaacatggaaaacgatttgaaggaaaagtgaatagaagaatgagagcagcatgggtaGCGTTTGCACCCGTCAG TATTACCCCATTAATGCGGTTCTCTCAGCATGACGATGTTGAACGTATTTTCAAATCTTCTCGCGATCTGTATGGATTCTCTGATCCGAGAACGTCCAACAG GATTCTGTCGCGCCCCGCTTTTGATCTGCCTATTGACATATCTACCACTGAAGATCCCGAGAAATTAGCTCGGTTCAGATGCAACTGTCGATATTTGTGGCTACGAGAACTACACGGAGTTGCGACCCTGATGATG GCAAATTCGCTTGAAGAGAAGCTATTCTGGGCGTTTATAATCCTCATTTGTGGATTATTTTCCATCCTCAATGCATATGTTATACTTGGAGGATATAACGCTGATCGATCAACCACAAGAATCGCATTTGTTCCG GTTCAACAAATCAGATATCCTACACTGGTGTTCTGTCCGAAAAATGCTGATGGATTGAATTTTACTAACCTCTACAACGGTACTTCTAATATAATTGCATCTGAGACATAA
- a CDS encoding hypothetical protein (NECATOR_CHRIV.G14745.T3): MKSLSWEEKGIRVDGRFPSNLRFANDIVLFSSSTDEAETMCNKLNEAGNRIGQRINRKKTQFMKNAYCEDGGVQLEGSQILETSSYVYLGRSEHGKRFEGKVNRRMRAAWVAFAPVRILSRPAFDLPIDISTTEDPEKLARFRCNCRYLWLRELHGVATLMMANSLEEKLFWAFIILICGLFSILNAYVILGGYNADRSTTRIAFVPVQQIRYPTLVFCPKNADGLNFTNLYNVAGSGFDNFDVSTWDARYRWRANRTVLEMFDFVFNENGYRCEDFFESCWAGSRILECCSIFEPTYVMLRGRCFRLMDNYNQTDVDETDKLSIRFNNVQGTLSKKKAIQVVMYVGDSHPEIGLYPRVYLNYHDWNRVRFVQKWISMLPDNPKCSLKPLNQGKSTCFVRSWVQNVIVSRLNCTIPYFKGMLSFLDDVPVCDPSVVVDDYDRVTSTSVDNFSCLPACERIENQMQMNTSPDYSRHINYSFRVETSFTDLEYEHYSEIRQTTTAGFVSELGGQSGLFVGCSVMSVVQVILSTTLLCTAFAAKIYGRYFA; the protein is encoded by the exons atgaaatcgctatcctgggaagaaaagggcatacgtgttgatggaagatttccctcgaaccttcgttttgcgaacgacatcgttctcttttcgagcagtaccgatgaagcagaaacgatgtgcaacaaattgaacgaagcagggaataGAATAGGAcagcgaataaacagaaagaagacacaattcatgaagaacgcttactgcgaggacggaggagtacaacttgaaggctcccaaatcttGGAAACTTCGTcctacgtatacctcggacgttctgaacatggaaaacgatttgaaggaaaagtgaatagaagaatgagagcagcatgggtaGCGTTTGCACCCGTCAG GATTCTGTCGCGCCCCGCTTTTGATCTGCCTATTGACATATCTACCACTGAAGATCCCGAGAAATTAGCTCGGTTCAGATGCAACTGTCGATATTTGTGGCTACGAGAACTACACGGAGTTGCGACCCTGATGATG GCAAATTCGCTTGAAGAGAAGCTATTCTGGGCGTTTATAATCCTCATTTGTGGATTATTTTCCATCCTCAATGCATATGTTATACTTGGAGGATATAACGCTGATCGATCAACCACAAGAATCGCATTTGTTCCG GTTCAACAAATCAGATATCCTACACTGGTGTTCTGTCCGAAAAATGCTGATGGATTGAATTTTACTAACCTCTACAACG TCGCTGGCAGTGGATTCGATAATTTCGACGTCTCGACATGGGATGCTAGATACAG ATGGAGAGCCAACAGAACGGTATTAGAGatgtttgattttgttttcaacgaaaatggATATCGCTGCGAAGAT TTTTTTGAGTCCTGTTGGGCTGGGTCTCGCATCTTGGAATGCTGTTCTATATTTGAACCCACCTACGTAATGTTACGTGGAAG GTGCTTTCGTTTGATGGATAACTACAATCAAACAGACGTCGACGAAACTGACAAGCTTTCAATCCGTTTCAACAACGTGCAAGGAACACTCTCTAAGAAGAAAGCG ATTCAGGTGGTTATGTACGTCGGCGACTCACACCCTGAGATTGGGTTGTATCCTAGAGTGTATCTGAATTATCACGATTGGAATCGGGTTCGGTTCGTACAGAAATGGATATCAATGCTTCCGGATAATCCGAAATGTTCGCTGAAACCTTTGAATcaag GAAAATCTACGTGTTTTGTGCGCAGCTGGGTTCAGAATGTAATAGTCTCACGGTTGAATTGCACAATTCCATACTTCAAAGGCATGTTATCTTTCCTGGACGACGTTCCAGTATGTGATCCTTCAGTCGTTGTGGACGATTACGATAGGGTCACGTCCACCAGTGTCGACAACTTCAGt TGCCTCCCAGCCTGCGAGCGCATCGAAAATCAGATGCAGATGAATACCAGTCCAGACTACAGTCGGCATATAAACTACTCTTTCCGTGTGGAAACATCGTTTACTGATCTAGAG TATGAACACTACTCCGAAATTCGGCAGACCACGACAGCAGGTTTCGTATCCGAACTTGGAGGGCAGAGTGGTCTCTTTGTAGGATGCTCGGTTATGAGCGTTGTGCAAGTCATACTGTCGACTACCTTGTTATGCACTGCGTTTGCTGCCAAAATTTATGGAAGGTACTTCGCATAA
- a CDS encoding hypothetical protein (NECATOR_CHRIV.G14742.T1): MVLPRRRVDTTLGSRRFVSRSRASKFLALAMSFEVGARVETEKTGKGRVAFCGDVQFADGEWVGVILDEPRGKNNGTVQGVQYFTCEPNYGLFIRPTQLKSESARTRTSGLKTPAARKDVTPATKGARSSPSGSPKVSPSVSLERLSKVPAPKKVLSSSRLADHADQKRKSSTSLKTRSSSTVSLTPKIAREGSNLSQAGSEKNERQEKEKQPEKPPEKSPEKPESVMDKVKKLQESAAPMSPMSPIHTSIPSGMDEGTEQEYLKLQVKDLSEKLETLRLKRKEDHGKLVDYERSKIQLQALMELKSKMADQLLDLQRQLQEARKEAIESREWKEANQDELSSAAEQLEMATIDKEMAEERAEALQIELDCLKLKNEELEADLEILKEEMAAGGSGGISEGNSVQLKQLELQNERLKEALIKLRDINAAAQAEKTAAVREAEVLRTENVELVRAAEIARKTAQDADMRIHDYQEQIEAAMGAEEMVMNLANKNMEMENQIRQLEGDRDELEALRDMDEQMMEEQKLVEKALLGEIEGLHMKINELQRRMKQEEDHRDELISTIMKFRKKVGEQNEEIQDLKDQVLRYQEELTGHKSEENNMASIVSQMQVNVNRTFAESVERQVSAIEVEFARKQMGYLKQFLPDNFTKAGGDNDAVVLNVLFPRLSAKAKLLTKLMAERFPGVPGGTRREHVTKSHKAEQWAHSARIAHTMSALIATCGQFESALGNISLEDLSRLAQLQPEMTSQERVIDGYLELLRQARLDAETSLENMDKVVTYFQNVLSVNVSADSYDTCAWLRNVFQQIITGIAWCKVNNQRISFFLKPGQEGCDVAELIKTIGDELVQCEQLAIRAGKRVPTEKQLKLTPQTNDDIQSAIHHLGRLASILHETCGIASVQININPELDGFDSTRVKEMIHGEVEKANGSITLEKTFDPISKYLWTLREALSNIFKALETGSMEIDPKEKGFPPVLERAHLRKQAAAEAEGLRWQLEKKDMEILELKKTIKSRLDDISNYKLRLDMAEARIESAGKQDNVKVQHLEAKIEQLVADNKKKQIEFDETMDALQKELKECERENSELKQIAKNFSRKTLLDNIQRIESRAVTSPVQATSPVGLALGREEAALLEQQLTESRESLRRATLEIISLKAELSMAQNRNGVMRLPDMVCGPETLKAKENDAILEGISKEVDQLKRDELKYMVFIPNPSRPRHLQEQDRTQFEKERDAYNYQVSTVRARLHQYWKEMCPGQPFPTLFDLSSIKKVPKVRDVRYGSEAFKDICNRWGIKA, from the exons atggtactaccgagacgtcgagtagacaccaccttag GAAGTCGTAGATTCGTATCTCGTTCTCGAGCGAGCAAATTCTTGGCGCTTGCCATGTCGTTTGAAGTAGGGGCACGGGTGGAAACCG aaaaaacggGTAAAGGTCGAGTTGCGTTCTGTGGTGATGTGCAATTCGCTGATGGTGAATGGGTCGGTGTTATTCTCGATGAACCTCGAGGGAAGAACAACGGTACTGTGCAGGGCGTTCAGTACTTCACATGTGAACCTAATTACGGGCTCTTCATACGTCCCACACAG TTGAAATCAGAATCAGCCCGAACACGAACAAGTGGTCTAAAAACACCAGCAGCTCGTAAGGATGTTACACCGGCGACAAAAGGTGCGCGCTCCTCTCCTAGT gGTAGTCCAAAAGTAAGTCCTTCTGTTTCATTGGAACGTCTGTCAAAGGTTCCGGCACCAAAGAAAGTGCTTTCCTCGTCAAGGCTTGCTGATCATGCTGATCAG aagagaaaatcttCCACATCTCTCAAGACAAGGTCTTCTTCAACTGTTTCGTTGACG CCAAAAATAGCCCGAGAAGGGTCGAATTTGTCGCAAGCTGGTTCAGAGAAGAACGAAAggcaggaaaaagaaaagcaaccCGAAAAGCCACCGGAGAAATCGCCTGAGAAACCAGAGAGTGTCATGGATAAGGTGAAGAAGTTACAAGAG tcTGCTGCGCCTATGTCTCCGATGTCTCCAATTCATACATCTATCCCTTCGGGAATGGACGAAGGCACTGAGCAGGAGTATCTGAAGCTTCAAGTCAAGGACTTGTCAGAGAAGCTCGAAACTTTGAG ACTCAAACGCAAAGAAGATCACGGCAAACTTGTGGACTACGAAAGGAGCAAGATTCAGTTGCAAGCTTTGATGGAGTTGAAGTCGAAAATGGCTGACCAGTTACTGGATCTGCAAAGACAACTTCAAGAAGCGAGAAAG GAGGCGATTGAAAGCCGCGAGTGGAAAGAAGCTAATCAGGACGAGTTAAGTTCAGCAGCTGAGCAGCTAGAGATGGCGACAATAGATAAAGAAATGGCTGAAGAAAGGGCGGAAGCACTACAGATTGAG CTTGactgtttgaagctaaagaaTGAAGAACTTGAAGCGGATCTAGAAATCCTCAAAGAAGAAATGGCTGCTGGAGGTAGTGGAGGCATCAGTGAAGGCAATAGTGTGCAGTTGAAACAACTTGAGCTGCAGAACGAAAGACTAAAGGAGGCGCTAATAAA GCTTCGTGACATAAATGCAGCCGCTCAAGCAGAAAAGACTGCAGCGGTGAGAGAGGCAGAAGTGCTAAGAACGGAAAATGTGGAGCTTGTAAGAGCTGCTGAAATCGCCAGGAAAACTGCCCAAGATGCGGATATGCGAATTCATGACTACCAGGAGCAG ATCGAGGCGGCAATGGGAGCCGAAGAAATGGTTATGAATTTGGCCAACAAGAACATGGAGATGGAGAATCAGATCAG ACAACTCGAAGGTGATCGGGATGAACTGGAGGCTCTTCGTGATATGGATGAGCAAATGATGGAGGAGCAGAAACTGGTCGAGAAGGCATTACTGGGAGAAATCGAAGGACTTCATATGAAGATCAACGAA CTTCAACGACGGATGAAGCAAGAGGAAGATCATCGCGATGAGTTGATTTCAACCATTATGAAATTCCGGAAGAAAGTTGGCGAGCAAAACGAGGAGATTCAAGATCTCAAGGATCAG GTTTTGAGATATCAAGAAGAATTGACCGGTCATAAATCTGAGGAGAACAATATGGCTAGCATTGTCAGTCAGATGCAAGTTAATGTGAACAGAACATTTGCTGAG TCGGTCGAACGTCAAGTTTCTGCCATAGAGGTTGAATTCGCCAGGAAACAAATGGGTTACCTCAAGCAGTTCCTACCAGATAACTTTACTAAAGCTGGAG GTGATAATGATGCGGTGGTTCTAAATGTGTTGTTTCCACGATTGTCAGCGAAAGCGAAGCTACTAACCAAGCTCATGGCTGAAAGA TTTCCTGGAGTACCTGGAGGAACGCGTCGCGAACATGTCACGAAGTCCCATAAGGCTGAACAATGGGCTCATTCTGCTCGTATCGCTCATACCATGAGTGCTTTAATAGCGACTTGCGGACAGTTTGAGAG CGCTCTTGGGAACATATCTCTCGAAGACCTATCTCGATTAGCTCAACTTCAGCCTGAAATGACCTCACAAGAGAGAGTTATCGACGGGTATCTGGAACTACTAAGGCAAGCAAGACTAGACGCAGAAACATCTCTCGAGAATATGGATAAAGTGGTCACATATTTCCAG AATGTTTTGTCTGTTAATGTAAGTGCAGATAGCTATGATACGTGTGCATGGCTGCGAAATGTCTTCCAACAGATTATCACAGGCATTGCGTGGTGTAAAGTAAACAATCAGAGGATTTCGTTCTTCTTGAAG CCAGGACAAGAAGGATGTGACGTGGCTGAAttgataaaaacaattggCGATGAGCTAGTGCAGTGTGAGCAGTTAGCTATACGAGCTGGTAAACGAGTTCCTACGGAGAAACAGTTGAAACTGACTCCGCAG acgaaTGACGATATTCAATCAGCAATCCACCACTTGGGAAGATTGGCGTCTATTCTGCACGAGACATGTGGAATAGCAAGTGTCCAGATCAACATTAACCCAG AACTGGATGGATTTGACTCAACAAGAGTGAAAGAAATGATTCATGGCGAAGTTGAAAAGGCTAACGGTTCAATAACATTGGAGAAAACATTTGATCCGATTAG CAAGTATCTGTGGACTCTAAGAGAAGCTCTCAGCAATATTTTCAAAGCATTGGAAACTGGATCTATGGAAATAGATCCAAAAGAAAAG GGCTTCCCTCCAGTTCTCGAAAGGGCTCACCTGCGAAAGCAAGCAGCTGCTGAGGCTGAAGGGCTGCGTTGgcaactagaaaaaaaggatatggAGATTCTCGAACTGAAAAAGACCATTAAGAGCAGACTCGACGATATTAGCAACTACAAG CTCCGCCTGGACATGGCTGAGGCGAGGATTGAATCTGCAGGCAAGCAAGATAATGTAAAAGTGCAGCATTTGGAGGCGAAAATAGAGCAGCTAGTGGCTGACAATAAGAAGAAGCAAAT TGAGTTTGACGAGACCATGGATGCCTTACAGAAGGAGCTGAAGGAGTGCGAGAGAGAAAATTCCGAACTGAAGCAGATAGCAAAGAATTTCTCGAGGAAGACGCTTTTGGAC AATATACAACGTATTGAATCACGAGCTGTCACATCACCAGTTCAAGCAACGTCTCCTGTTGGACTTGCGTTAGGGAGAGAAGAAGCGGCGTTACTTGAACAACAGCTCACCGAAAGTCGTGAATCACTACGTAGAGCTACGTTGGAGATCATTTCGCTAAAA GCTGAATTGTCAATGGCGCAGAACAGAAATGGCGTAATGCGCCTTCCTGATATGGTTTGTGGACCGGAAACCTTGAAAGCAAAAGAGAATGATGCCATACTGGAAGGAATCAGTAAGGAAGTAGACCAGTTGAAAAGG GATGAACTCAAGTATATGGTGTTCATTCCAAATCCCTCGCGACCACGACATCTGCAAGAACAAGATCGAACCCAATTCGAGAAGGAAAGAGACGCTTACAACTATCAAGTTTCTACG GTGCGAGCACGACTACATCAGTACTGGAAGGAGATGTGTCCAGGACAACCATTCCCTACACTGTTTGATCTGTCATCGATAAAGAAAGTGCCGAAA gtGCGTGATGTCCGATACGGGTCTGAGGCGTTCAAGGACATCTGTAACCGATGGGGAATTAAAGCGTGA
- a CDS encoding hypothetical protein (NECATOR_CHRIV.G14743.T1), with protein sequence MQKNICYRQRRRKEVVYDDCVLEDSLSQGDWPIEEDPNVDYEMLLRGLRACAERASKPRTTNLDRISKTTKKLLEGRRALRLDPDASQIERLVANISCRKALQEDSSKYRKQHKEERV encoded by the coding sequence ATgcaaaagaacatctgctatcggcaacgaaggagaaaggAAGTCGTCTatgacgattgcgtactcgaggactctttgtcccaaggtgactggcccatcgaggaggacccaaacgtggactacgagatgctgctcagaggattacgagcctgtgctgagcgtgcctcgaagccgcgcacgacaaacttggatcgaatttcgaagaccaccaagaaattgttggaaggaagaagggctttgaggcttgatccggaTGCATCGCAAATTGaacggttagtagcaaacattagctgcagaaaagcgttgcaggaggattcTTCGAAATAcaggaagcagcacaaagaagaacgagtctaa